One genomic window of Solanum dulcamara chromosome 12, daSolDulc1.2, whole genome shotgun sequence includes the following:
- the LOC129876896 gene encoding protein SMALL AUXIN UP-REGULATED RNA 16-like, producing MGKEISNACMVMLKLIMEKFNIDLLQLIPNFDIEEYVETPRENNEVVPNDVKEGHFVVFSVNPEEEPKRFIVELHCLTNPSFLKLLKQAEDEYGFHQKGVLELPCRAAELQKILKLKIG from the coding sequence ATGGGGAAAGAAATAAGCAATGCATGTATGGTCATGCTTAAGCTTATAATGGAAAAATTCAATATTGATCTTCTTCAATTAATTCCCAACTTTGATATTGAGGAATATGTAGAAACCCCAAGAGAAAATAATGAAGTGGTACCAAATGATGTTAAAGAAGGACACTTTGTTGTATTTTCAGTAAATCCAGAGGAGGAGCCAAAGAGGTTTATTGTGGAACTCCATTGTCTCACTAATCCATCATTCTTGAAATTACTAAAACAAGCTGAAgatgaatatggatttcatcAAAAGGGTGTTCTTGAACTTCCTTGTCGCGCTGCGGAATTACAAAAGATTTTGAAACTCAAGATTGGATGA
- the LOC129876897 gene encoding auxin-responsive protein SAUR32-like: MSRLNHLMRKLKNNLLQLISKFDVVEIVETPRANNEMVPNDVKEGYFAVFSVNPEEEPKRFIVELHCLNNPSFLKLLRQTEDEYGFGQKGVLEVHCLAEELHNILELKFAV; the protein is encoded by the coding sequence ATGTCTAGGCTTAATCATCTTATGCGAAAGCTCAAGAATAATCTTCTTCAATTAATTTCCAAATTTGATGTTGTGGAAATTGTGGAAACCCCAAGAGCAAATAATGAAATGGTACCAAATGATGTTAAAGAAGGTTACTTTGCTGTATTTTCAGTAAATCCAGAGGAAGAGCCAAAGAGGTTTATTGTGGAACTCCATTGTCTCAATAATCCATCATTCTTGAAATTATTAAGACAGACAGAAGATGAATATGGATTTGGACAAAAAGGTGTTCTTGAAGTTCATTGTCTTGCAGAGGAATTACACAACATTTTGGAACTCAAGTTTGCAGTTTAG
- the LOC129877511 gene encoding auxin-responsive protein SAUR71-like — MGKERLSNCMVMLKLIMRKLKSTHLELIPKYSNRCQFDAIVETPKANNEVVPNDVKEGHFAVLSVNPEEEPKRFIVELHCLNNPSFLKLLKQAEDEYGFQQKGVLEVPCHAAELQKILEASALHTED, encoded by the coding sequence ATGGGGAAAGAAAGACTAAGCAATTGCATGGTCATGCTCAAGCTTATCATGAGAAAGCTTAAGAGTACTCATCTTGAACTAATTCCCAAATATTCCAATAGATGTCAATTTGATGCTATTGTGGAAACCCCAAAAGCAAATAATGAAGTGGTACCAAATGACGTTAAAGAAGGACACTTTGCTGTACTTTCAGTAAATCCAGAGGAGGAGCCAAAGAGGTTTATTGTGGAACTCCATTGTCTCAATAATCCATCATTCTTGAAATTACTAAAACAAGCTGAAGATGAATATGGATTCCAACAAAAGGGAGTTCTTGAAGTTCCTTGTCACGCCGCGGAGTTACAAAAGATTTTGGAGGCTTCCGCTTTACACACAGAAGATTGA
- the LOC129877580 gene encoding auxin-induced protein X15-like codes for MGKEISNACIVMVKLIMEKFKNNLLQLIPKFDIEEFVETPKANNEVVPNDVKEGHFAVFSVNSEEEPKRFIVELHWLSNPSFLKLLKQAEDEYGFQQKGVLEVPCRAAELQKILELKIG; via the coding sequence ATGGGGAAAGAAATAAGCAATGCATGTATAGTCATGGTTAAGCTTATTATGGAAAAGTTCAAGAATAATCTTCTTCAATTAATTCCCAAATTTGATATTGAGGAATTTGTAGAAACCCCAAAAGCAAATAATGAAGTGGTACCAAATGATGTTAAAGAAGGACACTTTGCTGTATTTTCAGTAAATTCAGAGGAGGAGCCAAAGAGGTTTATTGTGGAGTTGCATTGGCTTTCTAATCCATCATTCTTGAAATTACTAAAACAAGCTGAAGATGAATATGGATTCCAACAAAAGGGTGTTCTTGAAGTTCCTTGTCGCGCCGCGGAATTACAAAAGATTTTGGAACTCAAGATTGGATGA